One genomic window of Phycisphaerales bacterium includes the following:
- a CDS encoding aminoglycoside phosphotransferase family protein has product MADADRLSIDAAQARLLLSEQCPTLADLEIVPCPVGGTAHVLFRLGRELAIRFPTSAAAATQCRKEQAWLPRIAPMLSVPISTPLFVGEATERFLGPWSVVPWLEGEAAWSASHANRDALGSSVARFINELSTFDAAGGPVPGDHNFGRGVPLTERDAATRTALDQIADAVPVERLAAIWERSLDAEAAVDHAWIHGDLHGGNLIVASGDLAGVIDFGGLAVGDPACDLAFAWFELGPRQRQAFRAATGADDARWARARGWALSIAAIQLPYYRDRHPHIERLARRTLAQVLEDDR; this is encoded by the coding sequence ATGGCCGATGCGGACCGCCTCTCGATCGATGCCGCGCAGGCAAGGCTCCTGTTGTCGGAGCAGTGCCCGACGCTGGCCGACCTCGAAATCGTGCCGTGCCCCGTCGGCGGTACCGCGCACGTGCTGTTCCGACTGGGACGCGAACTCGCGATCCGCTTTCCCACGTCGGCAGCGGCGGCGACGCAATGCCGGAAAGAGCAGGCCTGGCTGCCGCGCATCGCTCCCATGCTCTCGGTCCCGATCTCGACGCCGTTGTTCGTCGGCGAAGCCACCGAGCGATTCCTGGGCCCCTGGTCCGTCGTCCCCTGGCTTGAGGGCGAGGCCGCGTGGTCCGCGTCTCACGCCAACCGCGATGCACTCGGAAGCAGTGTTGCCAGGTTTATCAACGAGCTCTCGACGTTTGACGCAGCGGGCGGTCCCGTGCCGGGCGACCACAACTTCGGTCGGGGCGTACCCCTCACCGAACGCGACGCCGCAACGAGAACGGCGCTCGACCAGATCGCGGACGCCGTGCCCGTTGAGCGCCTCGCGGCCATCTGGGAGCGGTCGCTCGACGCCGAGGCGGCGGTCGACCACGCGTGGATCCACGGCGACCTGCACGGCGGAAACCTGATCGTCGCCAGCGGCGACCTCGCCGGCGTCATCGACTTTGGCGGTCTCGCGGTCGGCGATCCCGCCTGCGATCTCGCTTTCGCCTGGTTCGAGCTCGGCCCGCGACAACGGCAGGCATTCCGGGCGGCAACCGGGGCTGACGATGCCCGCTGGGCTCGGGCACGCGGCTGGGCGCTCAGCATCGCCGCCATCCAATTGCCCTACTACCGCGACCGACATCCTCACATAGAACGGCTCGCAAGGCGAACGCTGGCCCAGGTGCTCGAAGACGATCGTTGA
- a CDS encoding response regulator — protein MNDAANPTHFLLVEDDDDHVEFFRRAMKDAKLANNFSHVADGEAALAYVGREPPFEAAIEPDVIILDLHLPKLNGLEVLRALKSDPATSDIPVVVMSTSDAAPDRKQAYEAHANSYLVKPMDVEKFHEMVRDLGLYWSVWNQRARDAA, from the coding sequence ATGAATGACGCTGCCAATCCGACACACTTTCTCCTGGTGGAAGACGACGACGATCACGTCGAGTTCTTCCGGAGAGCGATGAAGGACGCGAAACTGGCCAACAACTTCTCGCACGTCGCAGACGGCGAAGCGGCATTGGCGTACGTGGGCCGCGAGCCACCGTTCGAGGCAGCGATTGAGCCCGACGTCATCATCCTCGACCTGCACTTGCCCAAGCTCAACGGGCTGGAAGTCTTGCGGGCGCTCAAGTCCGATCCGGCGACGTCGGACATTCCGGTCGTGGTCATGTCGACGTCCGACGCGGCGCCGGACCGCAAGCAGGCGTACGAGGCGCACGCCAATAGCTACCTCGTCAAGCCCATGGACGTCGAGAAGTTCCACGAGATGGTGCGAGACCTGGGGCTCTATTGGTCGGTGTGGAACCAGCGGGCGCGAGACGCCGCTTGA
- a CDS encoding HAMP domain-containing sensor histidine kinase has product MCDYKFASDTAAAWLPDLVDIDRGPAIVMTSCGHEDIAAAVFRRGATDYINKQTVFEQGDGLRHVILDALRRFNLEQTARELTRQLERANDDLRIKGDRLELLSNSAHRFVEDVAHEFRTPLAVIQEFASIMADGIGGPVSEKQCEFLDFIGNATRDLAQLVDDFLDSSKLRAGTLRVDRRAHDVHEIIDTCWTILQRRAQRRDITLVRDVPDELPLVWIDIDKARRTLTNLVVNAIKYAPTQTTVTVQAEVGDDHTVELRVIDEGPGMSELQREQLFERFRQGNATHDSNTKSFGLGLSIVRELTGINLGLAKVRSREGSGSTFSFSMPRADTDSIIRGYLAWIDRQEESTPITMLHVEALAPEMTQDDLQAFLGSVSRATDLALPVAEDGGVFLIGVGYRPQEWADRIQELYWESALRVLKQLDQPLRITVLGVRQLEDAESFLNDQLVHRVEIPSYG; this is encoded by the coding sequence ATGTGCGACTACAAGTTCGCATCGGACACCGCTGCGGCGTGGCTGCCCGACCTGGTCGACATCGATCGGGGGCCCGCGATCGTCATGACCTCGTGCGGCCATGAGGACATCGCCGCCGCGGTCTTCCGCCGCGGAGCGACCGACTACATCAACAAGCAGACGGTGTTCGAGCAGGGCGACGGTCTCCGACACGTCATCCTCGATGCCCTGCGGCGATTCAACCTCGAGCAAACCGCCCGCGAACTCACCAGGCAGCTCGAGCGTGCCAACGACGACCTGCGAATCAAGGGCGACCGACTCGAGCTGCTCAGCAACTCGGCACACCGGTTCGTCGAGGACGTCGCCCACGAGTTCCGCACGCCGCTGGCCGTCATCCAAGAATTCGCCTCGATCATGGCCGATGGCATCGGCGGGCCGGTCTCCGAGAAGCAGTGCGAGTTCCTGGACTTCATCGGCAACGCCACCAGAGACCTCGCCCAGCTCGTCGACGACTTCCTGGACAGCAGCAAGCTCCGCGCGGGAACGCTGCGCGTCGACCGGCGTGCCCACGACGTCCATGAGATCATCGACACCTGCTGGACCATCTTGCAGCGACGTGCCCAGCGCCGGGACATCACCCTCGTACGCGACGTCCCCGACGAGTTGCCCCTCGTCTGGATCGACATCGATAAGGCCAGGCGAACACTCACCAACCTCGTCGTTAACGCCATCAAGTATGCTCCCACCCAGACGACCGTCACCGTGCAGGCCGAGGTCGGCGACGACCACACGGTCGAGCTTCGGGTCATCGATGAGGGACCGGGCATGAGCGAGCTGCAGCGCGAACAGCTCTTCGAGCGTTTCCGGCAGGGAAACGCCACCCACGACAGCAACACCAAGAGCTTCGGCCTGGGCCTCAGCATCGTCCGCGAGCTCACGGGCATCAACCTGGGCCTGGCCAAGGTGCGATCGCGCGAGGGCAGTGGTTCGACGTTCTCGTTCAGCATGCCGCGCGCCGATACCGACAGCATCATCCGGGGCTATCTCGCCTGGATCGATCGCCAGGAGGAATCCACACCCATCACGATGCTCCACGTCGAGGCGTTGGCGCCCGAGATGACCCAGGACGACCTCCAGGCCTTCCTGGGATCGGTGTCGCGAGCCACCGATCTCGCGCTCCCCGTCGCGGAAGACGGCGGCGTCTTCCTCATCGGCGTCGGATATCGCCCGCAGGAGTGGGCCGATCGCATCCAGGAGCTCTACTGGGAATCTGCCTTGCGTGTCTTAAAGCAACTCGATCAGCCATTACGCATCACCGTCCTCGGCGTCCGCCAACTCGAAGATGCCGAATCATTCTTGAACGACCAACTCGTCCACCGCGTGGAGATTCCGTCTTATGGCTAA
- a CDS encoding response regulator: protein MSKPNTGPTILIADDDTALLTALRLRLEAEGFAVVTAQDGYSAVDRATHARPDLIVLDVNMPAGNGFSVQARLQKIEELQQTPVIYLTGSAADSIDRSAAALGAFAVIHKPFATADLLATIHEALANVPSAAAG from the coding sequence ATGTCCAAGCCGAACACGGGACCGACCATCCTCATCGCCGACGACGATACCGCGTTGCTCACCGCTCTGAGGCTCCGGCTCGAAGCCGAGGGCTTCGCCGTCGTGACGGCGCAGGACGGCTACTCGGCCGTCGACCGCGCGACGCACGCTCGCCCAGACCTCATCGTGCTCGACGTCAACATGCCCGCGGGCAACGGCTTCAGCGTCCAGGCCAGGCTCCAGAAGATCGAGGAACTGCAGCAGACGCCCGTCATCTACCTCACCGGTTCGGCGGCCGACTCCATCGACCGCTCGGCAGCGGCCCTGGGCGCGTTTGCCGTCATCCACAAGCCATTCGCGACCGCCGACCTGCTCGCCACCATCCATGAAGCGCTCGCGAACGTCCCCTCCGCTGCCGCAGGCTGA
- the recA gene encoding recombinase RecA, giving the protein MARTKGSAGSATAEKSSKTDARSSTKPDGKSNGAVEVMAPEKNSSKGDTKAPTTASQKAEPSPEKAKALNLAVGQIERNFGKGAIMRLDENAALNIPGISTGALSLDLALGGRGIPRGRIVEVYGPESSGKTTLALTVAAHAQQGGGVAAFIDAEHALDPSWARRLGVNIDDLLVSQPDTGEQALEICELLVRSNAVDVIVVDSVAALIPRAEIEGEMGDSHVGLQARLMSQAMRKLTGIIARSNCTVIFINQIREKIGVMFGSPETTPGGRALKFYSSVRIDIRRIGSIKEGDEAVGNRVRAKVVKNKVAPPFRQTEFDIMFNEGISISGDLIDLGVEYKVVDKSGAWFSYGEVRLGQGRENSKQFIRENPDLAKEIRSKVLERYVAKAQAKEQGNKR; this is encoded by the coding sequence ATGGCACGCACGAAGGGTTCTGCCGGTTCCGCGACCGCCGAGAAGTCCTCGAAGACCGACGCCCGGTCTAGCACCAAGCCGGACGGCAAGTCCAACGGCGCGGTCGAGGTGATGGCCCCCGAGAAGAACAGCTCGAAGGGCGACACCAAGGCCCCCACCACCGCCTCCCAGAAAGCCGAACCCAGCCCCGAGAAGGCCAAGGCGCTGAACCTGGCCGTCGGGCAGATCGAGCGCAATTTCGGCAAGGGCGCGATCATGCGCCTGGACGAGAACGCGGCGCTCAACATCCCGGGCATCAGCACGGGCGCGCTCTCGCTCGACCTGGCGCTGGGCGGGCGCGGCATCCCGCGGGGCCGGATCGTCGAGGTGTATGGCCCGGAATCGAGCGGTAAGACGACGCTGGCGCTGACCGTGGCGGCGCACGCCCAGCAGGGCGGCGGCGTAGCGGCGTTCATCGACGCCGAGCATGCGCTTGACCCCTCGTGGGCGCGCCGGCTGGGCGTGAACATCGACGATCTCCTGGTCAGCCAGCCCGACACGGGCGAGCAGGCGCTGGAGATCTGTGAGCTGCTCGTGCGATCGAACGCGGTGGACGTGATCGTGGTCGACTCGGTGGCGGCGTTGATCCCCAGGGCTGAGATCGAGGGCGAGATGGGCGATAGCCACGTGGGCCTGCAGGCGCGGCTGATGAGCCAGGCAATGCGCAAGCTCACGGGCATCATCGCTCGCAGCAATTGCACGGTGATCTTCATTAACCAGATCCGCGAGAAGATCGGCGTGATGTTCGGCAGCCCCGAGACGACGCCCGGCGGCCGCGCCCTGAAGTTCTATAGCTCGGTGCGCATCGATATCCGGCGCATTGGCTCGATCAAGGAAGGCGACGAGGCCGTGGGCAACCGCGTGCGCGCCAAGGTGGTGAAGAACAAGGTGGCGCCGCCTTTCCGCCAGACCGAGTTCGACATCATGTTCAACGAGGGCATCAGCATCTCGGGCGACCTGATCGACCTGGGCGTCGAGTACAAGGTGGTCGACAAGAGCGGCGCGTGGTTCAGCTACGGCGAGGTGCGGCTGGGCCAGGGGCGAGAGAACTCCAAGCAGTTCATCCGCGAGAATCCGGACCTGGCCAAGGAGATCCGCTCGAAGGTGCTCGAGCGGTACGTGGCCAAGGCCCAGGCCAAGGAGCAGGGCAACAAGCGGTAG
- a CDS encoding PAS domain S-box protein, whose amino-acid sequence MSTHANSSSQPGRLRSDSHERERLRELQNCDILDTDYEPAFDNLTKLAASLLGTPIALVSLVDEDRQWFKSHFGLGARETPRSQAFCDYAIAGEDVLVIPDATKDDRTRCNPLVTGEPSIRAYAGAPLRLPSGKAIGTLCAIDTEPRSFSAEDLRTLEDLAAQVVHLIQLRQQALEYDTVATELRTILDSVPALIYFKDGANNILNLNKAAAAAMRLDVDEVVGRHSEEFFPQKDARKFLEDDLEVLETGRPKLGIEETHEGGDGEPLTIRTDKIPLRNRSGTFDRLVAIATDVTALRAAESQLDETNQRLALAMQGSGQAAWEWNPVTGETFLSDSWYEMLGYEKGDFASVFDGWTLLVHPEDVPDARKNLEEHLAGERPLYDTTMRVRRKDGTWQWGHVIGRVVERTSAGEPQRVTGMLIDIDGERQLQDELRQKNVELERFVYTASHDLKSPIVTILGFLSYLIKDAEEGNFDDVAGYAQRIERAANRMRANIDGLLEMSRIGRTKSAVTGVSLQEVIHDVAEDFEQRLDEGGIDLSVNIGEEVVACDRMHLTQAISNLVSNAIKYGSASEQPRIEISSSTKNDRTVEIVVSDNGTGIDPKYEHKIFDLFERLSADKNGTGIGLTIVRRVAEQYGGRVWLDSTCSEGATFRLMLPSFGSAKPAREVVGHE is encoded by the coding sequence ATGTCGACGCATGCCAACTCGTCGTCCCAGCCGGGGAGATTGCGATCGGATTCGCACGAGCGGGAGCGCCTCCGCGAGTTGCAAAACTGCGACATCCTCGACACCGACTACGAGCCGGCGTTCGACAACTTGACCAAGCTGGCGGCGTCGCTGCTGGGGACGCCGATCGCGCTGGTCTCTCTGGTCGACGAAGATCGGCAATGGTTCAAGAGCCACTTCGGGCTTGGCGCTCGAGAGACACCACGGAGTCAGGCGTTTTGCGACTATGCGATCGCCGGCGAGGACGTCCTGGTGATTCCCGATGCGACGAAGGACGACCGCACGCGCTGCAACCCTCTCGTGACGGGGGAGCCCAGCATCAGGGCCTACGCCGGTGCACCCCTACGGCTTCCGAGCGGCAAGGCGATCGGCACGCTCTGTGCCATCGACACCGAGCCTCGCTCGTTCTCGGCCGAGGATCTCCGGACGCTCGAGGACTTGGCGGCGCAGGTGGTACACCTGATCCAACTGCGGCAGCAAGCACTCGAGTACGACACGGTTGCCACGGAGCTGCGAACGATCCTCGACTCGGTGCCGGCGTTGATCTACTTCAAGGACGGTGCGAACAACATCCTCAACCTGAACAAGGCCGCCGCCGCGGCGATGCGGCTCGACGTCGACGAGGTCGTCGGCCGCCATTCGGAGGAATTCTTCCCCCAGAAGGATGCGCGGAAGTTCCTGGAAGATGATCTCGAGGTGCTCGAAACGGGGCGACCGAAGCTCGGCATCGAGGAGACCCATGAGGGCGGGGACGGCGAGCCCCTCACGATCCGGACGGACAAGATCCCGCTCCGCAATCGCAGCGGCACCTTCGATCGGCTCGTGGCCATCGCGACGGACGTGACGGCGTTGCGAGCCGCCGAATCGCAGTTGGACGAAACGAACCAGCGGCTGGCGCTGGCGATGCAGGGATCGGGCCAGGCGGCCTGGGAGTGGAACCCGGTGACGGGCGAGACGTTCCTGAGCGACAGCTGGTACGAGATGCTGGGCTACGAGAAGGGCGACTTTGCGTCGGTGTTCGACGGATGGACGCTGCTTGTTCACCCGGAAGACGTGCCCGACGCCCGTAAGAACCTGGAGGAGCACCTGGCCGGCGAGCGGCCGCTGTACGACACCACGATGCGGGTCCGTCGCAAGGACGGCACCTGGCAGTGGGGCCACGTCATCGGCCGGGTGGTCGAGCGGACGTCCGCGGGCGAGCCGCAGCGCGTGACGGGGATGCTGATCGACATCGACGGGGAGCGTCAGCTCCAGGACGAGCTTCGCCAGAAGAACGTCGAGCTGGAGCGCTTCGTCTACACGGCCTCGCACGACCTGAAGTCGCCGATCGTGACGATCCTGGGATTCTTGAGCTACTTGATCAAGGATGCCGAGGAGGGCAACTTCGACGATGTCGCAGGATACGCCCAGCGGATCGAGCGGGCGGCCAATCGAATGCGGGCCAACATCGATGGCCTGCTGGAGATGAGCCGCATCGGTCGCACGAAGTCGGCGGTCACCGGTGTCTCGCTGCAAGAAGTCATTCATGACGTGGCCGAGGACTTCGAGCAGCGACTGGACGAAGGTGGCATCGATTTGAGCGTGAACATTGGCGAGGAGGTCGTTGCGTGCGATCGCATGCACCTGACCCAAGCGATCTCCAATCTCGTGTCCAACGCGATCAAGTATGGCTCGGCGTCGGAGCAGCCCCGGATCGAGATCTCTTCCAGCACGAAGAACGACCGAACGGTCGAGATCGTGGTCTCGGACAACGGAACGGGCATCGATCCGAAGTACGAGCACAAGATCTTCGACCTGTTCGAGCGCTTGAGCGCCGATAAGAACGGGACCGGAATCGGGCTGACGATCGTTCGGCGGGTCGCCGAGCAATACGGCGGCCGGGTCTGGTTAGATTCCACGTGTTCCGAGGGCGCGACGTTTCGGCTGATGCTGCCCTCCTTCGGCTCCGCGAAGCCAGCACGAGAGGTGGTGGGACATGAATGA
- a CDS encoding acyl-CoA thioesterase/BAAT N-terminal domain-containing protein yields the protein MMKSASILVSTIALSSATVAQPEIIIEQAKVLAGDPVSVRVHGLEPGSLAIINASRFNNRSRAWYDASAAFRADEQGRIDPMADAPVAGRWTGADPTGLFWSMQRAEPQADPPATSRAWGLVTFSVDADADGMPDATGEVELLRGRDDLVEIPVGDSMPGAFLMRPPGDDRLPVVIALGGSEGNDGAARSVGRQLASRGFAVLGLPYHSPAWGDQEQKFPELPRAFANLPLEPLRDARDWIRTRDDLDGERIGIWGVSKGGEFALAGASRIEGFAAIVAYVPSDVIWEGWGVGRGQPSPSSFSWEGEPLPFVPYLGMGAEFAKGQRDQPVKIRLAHDAGRLANPDRIAEARIEVEIIDEPVMLVGGDGDTTWDSGDMVRNIKERRDAAGLETLLIVDREAGHGLSGHAYTPLDRHDAAVRREAFRVMIEFFRTHLGADETNGGK from the coding sequence ATGATGAAGAGCGCGAGCATCCTTGTTTCAACCATCGCTCTGTCGAGCGCCACAGTCGCCCAGCCCGAGATCATCATCGAGCAGGCGAAAGTCCTCGCCGGCGATCCAGTCTCCGTGCGAGTCCATGGCCTCGAGCCGGGCTCGCTCGCGATCATCAACGCTTCGCGATTTAACAACCGCTCGCGAGCCTGGTACGACGCTTCCGCCGCGTTCCGCGCCGACGAGCAAGGTCGCATCGATCCCATGGCCGATGCGCCGGTCGCGGGCCGATGGACCGGCGCCGACCCCACCGGCCTGTTCTGGTCGATGCAGCGCGCCGAGCCGCAAGCCGATCCCCCAGCAACGTCGCGTGCCTGGGGGCTCGTCACGTTCTCGGTGGACGCCGACGCCGACGGCATGCCCGACGCGACGGGCGAGGTCGAGCTGCTCCGAGGCCGCGACGACCTCGTCGAGATCCCCGTCGGCGACTCGATGCCAGGTGCGTTCCTCATGCGACCGCCCGGCGACGATCGACTGCCGGTCGTCATCGCGCTCGGCGGATCGGAGGGCAACGACGGCGCTGCCCGCAGCGTCGGCCGCCAGCTCGCTTCGCGGGGCTTCGCCGTGCTCGGTCTGCCGTACCACTCGCCCGCCTGGGGAGACCAGGAGCAGAAGTTCCCCGAGCTGCCGCGAGCGTTCGCGAACCTCCCGCTCGAACCACTTCGCGACGCGCGAGACTGGATCCGCACGCGAGACGACCTCGACGGCGAGCGCATCGGCATTTGGGGCGTCTCCAAGGGCGGCGAGTTCGCCCTCGCCGGCGCAAGCCGCATCGAAGGCTTCGCCGCCATCGTCGCCTACGTGCCCAGCGACGTGATCTGGGAGGGGTGGGGCGTCGGCCGCGGCCAGCCGTCGCCCAGCAGCTTTAGCTGGGAGGGCGAGCCGCTGCCCTTCGTTCCCTACCTGGGCATGGGTGCCGAGTTCGCCAAGGGCCAGCGAGACCAGCCCGTCAAGATCCGCCTGGCCCACGACGCCGGCCGCCTGGCCAACCCCGATCGCATCGCCGAGGCCCGCATCGAGGTCGAGATCATCGATGAGCCCGTCATGCTCGTCGGTGGCGACGGCGACACGACCTGGGACTCGGGCGACATGGTCCGCAACATCAAGGAGCGCCGCGACGCCGCGGGGCTCGAGACCCTTCTGATCGTCGACCGCGAGGCCGGCCACGGCCTATCGGGCCACGCCTACACCCCGCTGGATCGCCACGACGCCGCCGTCCGGCGAGAGGCCTTCCGGGTGATGATCGAGTTCTTTCGCACGCACCTGGGCGCTGACGAAACCAACGGCGGCAAATAA
- a CDS encoding response regulator, producing the protein MAKSVLIIDDEPAITGALMTRLEAHGHEVYHAINGLAGVEAAAVHEPSIIILDIRMPDIDGFETFERIRRMPRLSRTPIVFLSAHAQEDAKHRARELGATAFLSKPYDSKDILAIIERIDDDADPTTADAA; encoded by the coding sequence ATGGCTAAGTCCGTGTTGATCATCGATGACGAGCCGGCCATCACCGGCGCCCTCATGACCCGCCTGGAAGCCCACGGGCACGAGGTGTATCACGCCATCAATGGCTTGGCGGGCGTCGAGGCCGCCGCGGTGCACGAGCCATCGATCATCATCCTCGACATCCGCATGCCCGACATCGACGGATTCGAGACGTTCGAGCGCATCCGTCGAATGCCACGGCTTAGCCGCACGCCGATCGTGTTCCTATCGGCCCACGCCCAGGAAGACGCCAAGCACCGCGCTCGCGAGCTCGGCGCGACCGCGTTCCTTTCCAAGCCGTACGACTCGAAAGACATCCTGGCGATCATCGAACGCATCGACGACGATGCCGACCCGACGACCGCCGACGCCGCCTGA